In Sphingobium sp. Z007, one DNA window encodes the following:
- a CDS encoding glutathione S-transferase family protein — MILYYHPLSSYCWKVLIAFYENGAPFAARTLEDADVAREWMDLWPIGKFPILRDPARDATIGEASIIIEYLAQHEAGTFRPIPADPDAALEVRLMDRLFDNYVMGPMQTIVADRLRPQAQRDAVGVTQARDLLAKAYAMLEARMAGRRWAVGEAFTLADCAAAPAIFYADKIAPLGTEFPLLAAYLARLEARPSFARVLEEKQPWWHLFPFADG; from the coding sequence ATGATTCTCTATTACCACCCTCTCTCTTCCTATTGCTGGAAGGTGCTGATCGCCTTTTACGAGAATGGCGCGCCTTTCGCGGCGCGAACGCTGGAGGATGCCGACGTCGCGCGGGAATGGATGGACCTGTGGCCGATCGGCAAATTCCCGATATTGCGCGATCCGGCGCGCGACGCCACCATCGGTGAGGCGAGCATCATCATCGAATATCTCGCCCAGCATGAAGCCGGCACCTTCCGCCCCATCCCCGCCGATCCCGACGCGGCGCTGGAGGTGCGGCTGATGGACCGGTTGTTCGACAATTATGTCATGGGGCCGATGCAGACGATCGTGGCCGACCGGCTGCGGCCGCAAGCGCAGCGCGATGCGGTCGGCGTGACGCAGGCGCGCGACCTGCTGGCCAAGGCCTATGCCATGCTGGAGGCACGGATGGCGGGACGGCGCTGGGCGGTGGGCGAAGCCTTTACTCTGGCCGACTGCGCCGCCGCGCCGGCGATCTTCTATGCCGACAAGATCGCGCCTTTGGGGACCGAATTTCCGCTACTGGCCGCCTATCTGGCGCGGCTGGAGGCCCGGCCCAGCTTCGCCCGCGTGCTGGAGGAGAAGCAGCCCTGGTGGCACCTCTTCCCCTTTGCGGACGGCTGA
- a CDS encoding ribonucleoside-diphosphate reductase subunit alpha: MDDLLDDMKAQALAQPQAAPVETRPEPEVLTSSTVQARRFPVATDPSRDALLTEFGKDTLNDRYLLPGESYQDLFARVAAAYADDAAHAQRVYDYISKLWFMPATPVLSNGGTGRGLPISCYLNSVDDSLEGIVNTWNENVWLASRGGGIGTYWGNVRGIGEPVGLNGKTSGIIPFVRVMDSLTLAISQGSLRRGSAACYLDVSHPEIEEFLEIRKTSGDFNRKALNLHHGVLLTDEFMEAVRDGSDFHLRSPKDQSIRGTVNARALFQKLVEVRLATGEPYIVFNDTVNRMMPKHHRDLGLKVSTSNLCSEITLPTGRDHLGNDRTAVCCLSSMNLETWDEWKDHPTFAEDIMRFLDNVLQDYIDRAPPEMARAKYSAMRERSVGLGVMGFHSFLQARNIPFEGAMAKSWNLRIFKHINAQVNEASMMLAQERGPCPDAADQGVMERFSCKMAIAPTASISIICGGTSACIEPIPANIYTHKTLSGSFSIKNPYLEKLLVAKAKDSSAVWNSILEKGGSVQHLDFLTPEEKDTFKTSFEIDQRWLLELAADRTPYIDQAQSLNLFIPADVEKWDLLMLHFRAWELGIKSLYYLRSKSVQRAGFAGGVEADNTIDAPKFEIGETTDYDECLACQ, encoded by the coding sequence ATGGACGATCTTTTGGATGATATGAAGGCGCAGGCCTTGGCCCAGCCCCAGGCCGCGCCCGTGGAAACGCGGCCGGAGCCGGAGGTGCTGACCTCCTCGACCGTGCAGGCGCGGCGCTTCCCCGTCGCGACCGACCCGTCGCGCGATGCGCTGCTGACGGAGTTCGGCAAAGATACGCTGAACGACCGCTATCTGCTGCCCGGCGAATCCTATCAGGATCTTTTCGCCCGCGTCGCGGCGGCCTATGCCGACGACGCCGCGCACGCCCAGCGCGTCTATGACTATATCTCGAAACTGTGGTTCATGCCGGCGACGCCCGTCCTGTCCAACGGCGGCACCGGTCGCGGCCTGCCGATCAGCTGCTATCTGAACTCGGTGGACGACAGCCTGGAAGGCATCGTCAACACCTGGAACGAGAATGTCTGGCTCGCCTCGCGCGGCGGCGGCATCGGCACCTATTGGGGCAATGTCCGCGGCATCGGCGAGCCGGTCGGCCTCAACGGCAAGACCAGCGGCATCATTCCGTTCGTTCGCGTCATGGACTCGCTGACCCTTGCGATTAGCCAAGGCAGCCTGCGTCGCGGCTCGGCCGCCTGCTATCTCGATGTCTCGCACCCGGAGATCGAGGAGTTCCTGGAAATCCGCAAGACCAGCGGCGATTTCAACCGCAAGGCGCTCAACCTCCACCACGGCGTCCTGCTGACTGACGAGTTCATGGAAGCGGTCCGCGATGGCAGCGACTTCCATCTGCGCAGCCCCAAGGATCAGTCGATCCGCGGCACTGTCAACGCCCGCGCGCTGTTCCAGAAGCTGGTCGAAGTGCGGCTGGCGACGGGCGAACCCTATATCGTGTTCAACGACACGGTGAACCGCATGATGCCCAAACATCATCGCGACCTGGGGCTGAAGGTGTCGACCTCCAACCTTTGCTCGGAAATCACGCTGCCCACCGGCCGCGACCATCTGGGCAATGATCGCACCGCGGTCTGCTGCCTGTCGTCGATGAACCTGGAAACCTGGGACGAGTGGAAGGATCATCCGACCTTCGCCGAGGATATCATGCGCTTCCTCGACAATGTGCTCCAGGATTATATCGACCGCGCCCCGCCCGAAATGGCCCGCGCCAAATATAGTGCGATGCGCGAACGCTCGGTGGGCCTGGGCGTCATGGGTTTCCATAGCTTCCTCCAGGCGCGCAACATCCCGTTCGAAGGGGCGATGGCCAAGTCCTGGAACCTGCGCATCTTCAAGCATATCAACGCGCAGGTGAACGAAGCGTCGATGATGCTGGCGCAGGAACGCGGCCCATGTCCCGACGCCGCCGACCAGGGCGTGATGGAACGCTTTTCCTGCAAGATGGCGATCGCGCCGACCGCGTCGATCTCCATCATCTGCGGTGGCACATCGGCCTGTATCGAGCCGATCCCGGCGAACATCTACACGCACAAGACGCTGTCGGGCAGCTTCTCGATCAAGAATCCCTATCTGGAAAAGCTGCTGGTCGCCAAGGCGAAGGACAGCAGCGCGGTGTGGAACTCGATTCTGGAAAAGGGTGGTTCGGTCCAGCATCTCGACTTCCTGACGCCGGAAGAAAAGGACACGTTCAAGACCAGCTTCGAAATCGACCAGCGCTGGCTGCTTGAACTCGCCGCCGACCGCACGCCCTATATCGACCAGGCGCAGTCGCTGAACCTGTTCATCCCGGCGGATGTGGAGAAATGGGATCTGCTCATGCTCCACTTCCGCGCTTGGGAACTGGGCATCAAGTCGCTCTACTATCTGCGTTCGAAGAGCGTGCAGCGCGCGGGCTTCGCTGGGGGGGTGGAGGCCGACAACACGATCGACGCCCCCAAGTTCGAAATCGGCGAGACCACCGACTATGACGAGTGTCTTGCCTGCCAATAA
- a CDS encoding DUF2171 domain-containing protein — protein MVDLTSIKEHAEVIGADGVHVGTVDHMDGDRIKLTKKDSGEGSHKGHHHYISQGLIAAVEDDGTVRLSANADVAVTFEEEE, from the coding sequence ATGGTCGACCTGACCAGCATCAAGGAACATGCCGAAGTGATCGGCGCCGATGGCGTCCATGTCGGCACCGTCGACCATATGGACGGTGACCGGATCAAGCTGACCAAGAAGGACAGCGGGGAAGGCAGCCATAAGGGACATCATCATTATATCAGCCAGGGCCTGATCGCGGCGGTCGAGGATGACGGCACGGTGCGCCTGAGCGCCAATGCCGACGTCGCGGTGACGTTTGAAGAGGAAGAATAG